The Verrucomicrobiota bacterium genome has a segment encoding these proteins:
- the ppdK gene encoding pyruvate, phosphate dikinase, translating into MATKTATKKKTAKKKSPASTKYVYTWGDGKADGNGTMKNLLGGKGANLAEMTRIGLPVPAGFTITTEVCTYFYDHKKTYPKSLKAQMKAGVANMEKIMGFKFGDAKNFPLLLAVRSGARDSMPGMMDTVLNLGLNDATVAALAAATDNERFAWDCYRRFIQMYGDVVLGVQKRPGEDHEPFEHAIESYKEKHYGEDIVDSDLTADDNKQLVALFKKLVKDRTGQGFPDDPWEQLEGAAGAVFSSWMNDRAIVYRRKYGIPAEWGTAVNIQAMVFGNTGENSGSGVAFTRNPANGINELYGEFLVNAQGEDVVAGVRTPFPVSQMEQALPQAFKDLMKVRKTLEKHFRDVQDVEFTIQEGKLFMLQTRNGKRTAAAALKFAADMVKERLIDWKTAVDRNPADQLEQLLAPVFDAAAIKQVPEIAKGLPAGPGAATGKIYLNADRAEAAHLKGEKVLLVRVETSPEDLRGMIAAEGILTSRGGVSSHAALVARQMGKVCVCGASEIEIDYEKKTVSAHGHCFKEGDFLSIDGTVGAVYGGEVPTAPSEIIAGLIENKKAAQKTEKFQNFVQLMDWCAKATKMGVRTNADTPAQVKTAVAFGAEGIGLTRTEHMFFEGDRIDAMREMILADNEADRKKALKKLLPYQRKDFAAIFKALQGKPATIRLLDPPLHEFLPHTAEQQADLAKKLGLKTEVIAQRVHELHEFNPMLGHRGCRLAISYPEIAEMQARAIFEAAAQLAKKGDPVLPEVMIPLVGYAKELELQSAIVHRVASEVMEAKGVKFKYLVGTMIEIPRGAITADEVAEFADFFSFGTNDLTQTCLGVSRDDMGSFLNSYQENDIYPKNPFASLDQTGVGSLVEMGASKGRAVKEKLKLGICGEHGGDPASVAFCHRTGLNYVSCSPYRVPVARLAAAQAALADAPAPKKKAAKKKR; encoded by the coding sequence ATGGCCACAAAAACCGCGACCAAGAAGAAGACCGCCAAGAAAAAATCCCCCGCCTCCACCAAATATGTCTACACCTGGGGAGATGGCAAAGCCGATGGCAACGGCACCATGAAAAACCTTCTCGGCGGCAAAGGGGCCAACCTCGCCGAAATGACCCGGATCGGGCTTCCCGTCCCCGCTGGCTTCACCATCACCACCGAAGTCTGCACCTATTTCTACGACCACAAAAAGACCTACCCGAAATCGCTCAAAGCGCAGATGAAGGCCGGCGTGGCCAACATGGAAAAAATCATGGGCTTCAAATTCGGAGACGCCAAGAACTTTCCCCTCCTCTTGGCCGTTCGCTCGGGCGCGCGGGATTCCATGCCCGGCATGATGGACACCGTCCTCAACCTGGGACTGAATGACGCCACCGTGGCCGCCCTGGCCGCCGCCACCGACAACGAGCGCTTCGCTTGGGATTGCTATCGCCGCTTCATTCAAATGTATGGCGATGTCGTGCTCGGGGTGCAAAAGCGCCCGGGCGAAGACCATGAGCCCTTCGAGCACGCCATCGAGAGCTACAAAGAAAAGCACTACGGGGAAGACATCGTCGACTCCGACTTGACGGCCGACGACAACAAACAGCTCGTGGCCCTCTTCAAAAAACTGGTCAAAGACCGCACCGGGCAGGGCTTCCCGGACGACCCCTGGGAGCAACTCGAAGGTGCCGCTGGGGCCGTCTTCAGTTCCTGGATGAATGACCGGGCCATCGTCTACCGCCGCAAATACGGCATCCCCGCCGAGTGGGGCACCGCCGTCAACATCCAAGCCATGGTCTTCGGCAACACCGGGGAAAACTCCGGCTCCGGTGTGGCCTTCACGCGCAACCCCGCCAATGGCATCAATGAACTCTACGGAGAATTCCTCGTGAACGCACAAGGGGAAGACGTCGTGGCCGGGGTCCGCACCCCCTTCCCGGTCTCCCAAATGGAGCAAGCCTTGCCCCAGGCATTCAAGGACCTCATGAAGGTCCGCAAAACCCTGGAGAAGCACTTCCGCGACGTCCAAGACGTGGAATTCACCATCCAAGAAGGCAAACTCTTCATGCTGCAGACCCGCAACGGCAAACGGACGGCCGCAGCGGCCCTCAAATTCGCGGCCGACATGGTCAAGGAACGGCTCATCGACTGGAAAACCGCCGTCGACCGCAACCCCGCCGACCAGTTGGAGCAGCTCCTCGCCCCCGTCTTCGATGCCGCCGCCATCAAGCAAGTGCCCGAAATCGCGAAAGGCCTGCCCGCCGGCCCCGGAGCTGCCACTGGCAAAATCTACCTCAACGCGGACCGCGCCGAAGCCGCTCACCTCAAGGGCGAGAAAGTTCTCCTCGTCCGCGTGGAAACTTCCCCGGAAGACCTCCGCGGAATGATCGCCGCCGAAGGCATTCTCACCTCGCGTGGGGGCGTCTCCTCGCACGCCGCTCTCGTGGCCCGGCAGATGGGCAAAGTCTGCGTCTGCGGGGCCTCGGAAATCGAGATCGACTACGAGAAGAAAACCGTCAGCGCCCATGGCCACTGCTTCAAAGAAGGGGACTTCCTCTCCATCGATGGCACCGTGGGCGCAGTCTACGGCGGCGAAGTGCCGACCGCCCCGTCCGAAATCATCGCAGGCCTCATCGAAAACAAAAAGGCCGCGCAAAAAACCGAGAAATTCCAAAACTTCGTCCAGCTCATGGACTGGTGCGCCAAGGCCACCAAGATGGGCGTGCGGACCAATGCCGACACCCCCGCCCAAGTCAAAACGGCCGTCGCCTTTGGGGCCGAAGGCATTGGCCTGACCCGGACCGAGCACATGTTCTTCGAAGGAGACCGCATCGACGCCATGCGAGAAATGATCCTGGCCGATAACGAAGCGGACCGGAAAAAAGCCCTCAAAAAGCTCCTGCCTTACCAGCGCAAGGACTTCGCCGCCATCTTCAAAGCCCTCCAAGGCAAGCCGGCCACCATCCGCTTGCTCGATCCCCCGCTCCACGAATTCCTGCCCCACACCGCCGAGCAGCAAGCCGACCTGGCGAAAAAGCTCGGACTGAAAACCGAAGTCATCGCCCAACGGGTCCACGAACTCCACGAATTCAACCCCATGCTGGGCCACCGTGGCTGTCGCCTCGCCATCTCCTACCCCGAGATCGCCGAAATGCAGGCCCGCGCCATCTTTGAAGCGGCCGCGCAGCTGGCCAAAAAAGGGGACCCCGTCCTGCCCGAAGTCATGATCCCGCTCGTGGGCTACGCCAAGGAGCTGGAACTGCAATCCGCCATCGTCCACCGGGTGGCCTCGGAAGTCATGGAAGCCAAAGGCGTGAAGTTCAAATACTTGGTCGGCACCATGATCGAAATCCCTCGCGGAGCCATCACCGCCGATGAAGTGGCTGAATTTGCCGACTTCTTCAGCTTCGGCACGAACGACTTGACCCAGACCTGTCTCGGCGTCAGCCGCGATGACATGGGCAGCTTCCTCAATAGCTACCAGGAAAACGACATCTATCCCAAAAACCCTTTCGCCTCGCTCGACCAGACGGGCGTGGGATCGCTCGTGGAAATGGGAGCCTCCAAAGGCCGCGCCGTGAAAGAAAAGCTCAAGCTCGGCATCTGCGGAGAGCACGGTGGCGATCCGGCCTCGGTCGCCTTCTGCCACCGGACCGGGCTCAACTACGTCAGTTGCTCCCCCTACCGCGTCCCGGTCGCCCGCCTGGCGGCCGCCCAAGCCGCTCTGGCCGACGCCCCCGCACCCAAGAAAAAAGCCGCTAAGAAAAAGCGCTAA